aATCGATTATTGAATTGGTAGAGTTGtttaaaagtttaaaagttCAATCGAGATTGAACTGGTTTAAATATATTCcagaaaaaattatatattattattttaagttGATTAATACTAAAAAATCAGAATAGTTTGACCGATTAACtgatgttttgattgatttgttactaactaattttttgtttaaaccAGATTCCAAATAGGTCTAGTGGCTGCTTTccaattaatttggtttaatCGATCGACTTGTTTCGATTCTCAAAACACTGCTTTAGATTGACTTGAAGCTAAGTTCATAATTTGTGGTCAACCAAAGTGAAATGGTGCTATTAGCAGCCTAAGGGCAATGGTGGTGACATGGGTTCATTGGTTTCAATGTTCATTCTCATAGATTTGATCCGAGTCCAATGtgtgaatttaaaaatatggaagaccaaaaaaacaaaacaaaacaagaagACTTCAAATTTATTTGGTGAAACCATGACATTATTAGCCTTGTCTACTTTTcatttgtttcttatttttagGCTGGTGTTGTTTATTcacaaatattattaaataatacaaaagaAATGTTTGACTTGATTTGGAAAACTATATAAAGGAGTAGCTTATGCCAAGTTCTGTTAATAAGTCAAAGACACatgctttttaattttctacGTAATCTCTTAATTTAGTATAATTAAATAACTAATCCAATTAAATGAAACttttaatcatatataaataaGCCTGCATTTACTAAGTTTAAGAAGCATGTAAGCCCAAGTTTGATTTTATTTGTTCAATGAATTAGACTATAGTAAAACGCATTCCCCAATACAAAGATTACTTTACCTTAAATTAACATAAGTAATATTAGGGTTTTAGTAGGATAGTGTAGGGTTTAGATCTAACTCTAATGTTATTCGCGAGttgagatttttatataaacttaATCTTATTTATCTACAAATTGAGAATATCCAATCCTAATCTTACTCGTTTTTAACTCACGGGTATTTGACTCTATCCGCAAGTTACTAAAAAGATACaacattattatataacttgatgataatttaaaatagaattaacttttatgtaaaaaaaattaaattattaattaataatcttCTTTTACTGATTAAAGATCTTTTGAATTTAGTAAAAAGTCTTtaattcaatatttattttaaacgTATTTTTATGTAGAATATGAGTTCGAGAACTCTACCTGTATTCTACCCTACCCGATGTAAATCGAATTAGCAACCCTACTGGATTGGATTGGATACCACAAATAATGTATATGTATCACGTGTGGTTAAACTTCTGATGTCGTTGTTGTTAGGATTTAACtaagaattaaaaatatatatataatgtaaaatttaatattttaatatatttgttacttatttattaaaacaaaagatttaaaaatgtttactaataataattttaacatacCTCCTTTAAATACATATTAGCTAGagtcatattattattattattattattattattattattattattattattattattaatgtttcCCTACTTTGACGAGGCAATTaacttaatttatttatttttgttgtggGCATTGAGGCAGTTAATCTTGCACAGTGCACAAATGTGTGACCAAAATTGACATCATTCATTTTTGGATAAGAACACAAATCATTTTTCAAGACAACACATCTTTCGATTTCATTAAGGCCCACTTGATGTAGAAGAACTGTATATTTCCACGAAATTCATACTGTTTTATCCATTAATATTAGTGCTCAATAAGACAAATGCAAATCTTCATTTTTGTTCTCTAAAGTTTTTGAAATATGTGCCTAACTCAGTTTCAATAATATGTAATGTACTGCATGTTTCACAATAGTAATTAAGTTAAAATATTTAACTAATTATACATAAGCAAATATATATTTAGTTACTTTATGCCAAaagaatatttaattaattaagtaatgaAACATCACCTTTTCCTTTTGTTACTACAATAAAatataggtttaattattctatctTTATagttttaacaaatttttaattaggttcttatactttttttttaattaagtccttatatcatattaaattttataattaagtctCTGCCATAATAAAAAAGTTGAAATTAACGAAATATTCTGTTAAACTATATAGaatatttagttaaatattagaCATATTCGTTTTTTTTAACGGAATATTTCGTTAATTCTAGCATTTTTATTACGGTAGggacttaattacaaaatctgATATAATATAAGGACttaatcaaaaggaaaaaaaatataaagatctaattaaaaattccTAAAACTATAAGAACTGACAAGataattaaatctaaaataTATCACTTAAAAACTATATATGATTAATTAATCATCATTCTTGAGCAAAAATTactaaatctaaaaaaatagagcactattattttatcatgattttattataaaatccaaaaaataatggaaaatgCTATGTGTCCTTTAAAATTCAGCCTTTATTCAGcctttaaatttaaataataaattttagttaaaagACATTCCTAATTTGTAGCTAAACATGttggtaattaaaattaatttaaattttaaatactagAATTTCTCTAACTTCCTACCTACTTcataaaatagttattttattagttttttatttatttgcacgTCCCCCTCCCCTCTCTCGTGTAcgttctttcttttttttcttctctctcactGTTCTTTACAAAAATTTTCATAGAAGAGTATTATTTCTCTACaggtaaatttattatttcatatttaacatttttatattattatattattgttattagaTGAGTCGTGCTATTTTGTTTCTATTTCGAATGACTTACATACTAACTCAAAATTCATTCATCATTATTTAATAAGATTATATCAACATttgaattaaataataaataatcagTGTATATATcaatattcttttcttcttctttttttttttctttctttctttcttttatttttttttttgaatttttcattgCTTATTTGAATATTAACGctcttaaaattattaaaatgtatgttcgtaaaaattaattttttcaattgtaacacatctaaaattaaattatacataaaatatttttaaaacacatccaaaattataaatctaaaatttaaatttaagcattaaaaataaaattaatttttatatcttattCGAGAAAAACTCAtctaatatttctctttttttaataGTTAGATTTTTCGTtacttattttaatattaatgcttttaaaagtattaaaatGCTTGTTTGTAAAAATtcgattttgttttcaattgtaacacatctaaaattattaagtgatacaaaaaatatttccaaaacgcatccaaaatcataaataaaaaatttaaatttaaacattaaatataaaattaattttttttatatcttattcGATAAAATTCATCTAatatttctcatttttttattatttgttgaATTTTATCGTTATTTATTTGAACATTAatgcttttaaaattattaaaatgtatgtttgtaaatattggttatttttcctttattacacatctaaaattattgaCTTATATACAAAACATGTTTGAAACACATCCAAAATTTTAAGACGGTttaagatttattttaaaattttaaattcaaaattttgaattataactaatttgatttttggatgtgtatttaaattgtaattataatatattaataattaaatatattaaatttgaaataaaaatttaaaatttaaatttaaattttaaatttcagttttatttagtttgtattttgaatgtgtatttaattttaaaaaaacactaaatctatttaaaatttttagatatatttgttttatttttttaaaattattgtaataaaagGCTGGATATTGTACAACTTTTAAAGGATACCTAGTTGAACTGAAAAATAATAACACATATTATTAGAGGATGAAATCTAGTAATCTACTTATGTTGTAAGGGGTTAGTTAGGACCTAAAGTTAGTTCTTGACATTGAATCCAACGACGAAGTAAAAAGCAAGAACAACTGAACAAGTAACAGCTTCAGTTACTGTTACTGTCACCGTTACTGCACGTGCATGTGGCAACACACACTGCTGATGCAAtaaatactatttttatttttattttctttatataaaaaaataaaaataatgtttCAATTCCAAGATGCCGACATTTTTTTCCCCTTCTTTTGTACGGAGACCGAGTTAATTTGAGAACTaaataataattacaaaataaccagTGCATTTTAGTTGTCGTTTttctaaaaaagaaaagattaaaTTGTATTTATAATCTCCCTCAATTACGATTATGTTGAATTGATAATAAAAATCagttgaaaatttatttaaaaaattacatattCATAATTTATCTTGGTATTCaaattcatatataataatttaaattgtgTTTATGATAGTTACTATAAAAGTTAAAGCATTATTTGAAAAGCTTATTAGATGCCATGTGTTGATGACTAGTTTTCAAGCGGGTCCGGTTCATACCTTTCCAATTATCAGTACTTGTGTGTTATGAAATAtggaaatttttttaatttgtgagatatattttagatacaatatttatttaatataatatttatttaatatgtgttttttgtgtttaaattatgtctaataaaaaataatttttttaaatatatttaaatacacTTAAATATCATTACGTATTAGTTTATTTAACTTtaatcttaatatatatttttgaaataaatttaaaaataatatatattattaattattaaaataaaatatattttaaatattttatataattaacaataatattaaaaataatttatattttaatattaataaaatactaaaatattattataatttatctaaaaaatactttatattttatatatatactgtattcttatatctaataaaaattttaaattttcatatcTCATATCGTATTATATCTCATGTCAGTGGTCATGcattataatttatatgtttCATAACCTTtccttactttttttttttgggaagaAATAACCTTTCCTTActtaaaatcaataaatcatgatGATGCATAAGACACTGTTGTTTTAAACCTTCCACTAATGAAATAATTATGGTGGCATATTATTGAAATTATTTTACACACGTTTCTGTACAAGCGGGTACTCTTGTCGGCCTAGGAGTCATTTCATGCTTTAATTCATACCAACATATATCATTAACATATGAAATAGCTTCTGCTccaaaaaatatcattttttttttataaaatatcgaATGTAAATACTACTTCAAAATTAACAGTTCTTTTATGACCTAATAACTATATCTTTATGGCTTTATTTAATTAACTTTATCAATGCTGTCAGAAAgctttataatattaataataacgaCTATACtatatatacactaaaattaattatcaaaattaattattagtataaaataaatattaaaacataaatatatattaaaactaaattaaaccATATAAATATTGATATACAAATACATTGGTGACTGATTTTGATatacaaataacatttttgtgCATTTAACAATAGTGTTAATAGTTTACAAAATCCATGAATTAAGCCCCACTTTGATCCTTGAGATTGGCAAGATACACTGATTTAGTTCTTGACTTTTTAATTGTTACAATTTGGTCTCCCATATTTAAAAAAGTGCACCAATATAGTCTCTTGTATATTTTCTATCATCAGAACTCAACGCCGTTAGTGATGTGGCTCAAGACTTTTCACGCTGGACATATTAAAACAATGTCATACACGCTTTGCCACTAAAAAATGCACTAAACAGCGTCGTTTGAGGGTTTGAACAATTATTATTGTTCAAAAGAAAGAGGTGTAACGTTTTAGCATTGTTCAAACCATAAAACGACGTCATTTAGTGTCTTCTTTAGCGCTAAAACGCGTACGACGTTGTTTTAATATGTTCAGCATGGCAAGGACGTTAAATTCCGACGacgaaaaatacacaaaagacTACATTAGTGCATCTTTTTTAAATCTAAAGAACCAAATTGTAGCAATTAAAAAGTCAGAGAATAAATGCCAATCCCACGACCAAAGTAGAGCTTAACTCCAAAATCCATATATGAATTCATATTCTTAAAAAGTGTCAATTCACATCTCCATTAATGCCTCCGCAATATTTGTGTCTGCAACCGAATAAGCTCATTGAACTTCACAAAGCTGCATCCTAACATTTTGTCATATAACGCAAAAAACAAAGTCATGAATAAATCGATCTTCTTTGAAACAAAGTGAtttcttataaatattttagaaaaaggaaaaaagaaaataaaaacactcTGGATCTCAGTATCAAAATGTTGGGTTAATCGAGGCCAAGCATCCCTGGGAGTGATTAAAAGTAGCAATCGTCTTTTAATTTCAAGACATGTCAAACATACTGTTTGGGAGCTACTTGGGGTCAAACTTCAAAGTCAGTCCAACGAAAATCCTTCTTTCGATCTTTCTAACTTCCTCACTTCATTCTGGAATGAAGTGAATTTTACCAAGTTTCTTTTCCGAAAAAGAAATATTCGATCGCTTCATTCATTCTCTTTTATCTGTCACTATATGCAAAAGTATAAGGAAAGGATGATATTAGTCAGAGTAGGCCAAAAGTATAACAGAGAACAAGGCCAACCTCCCTAAGGTTTACAACTTTCACCATCTTAGTCCCTCAGATTCAAAATTCTATACAGGTCCCGGAGATTCAGCTTTAGGCACCATATTGGTCCCTAAACTCTTTCCAGCGTTGAATCAACTAACGGAATGCTGAGCTAGCTCTGACTTGTCACGCTAAACACATGGCTAAATAGCGTCTTTTCATTTTAGCTCTTAAATAAGGCAAAAAAAAGATCGTTTTGAAGCGTTGAATTAACTAACGGAATGCTGAGTTAGCTCTGACTTGCCACGCTAAAACGAAACAACATTGTTTAGCCATGTGTCCAGCAACGCAATTTAGAGCCAATTCAGCACTTAGTTTGCTGATTCAGTAATAGAAAAGGTCCAGGGACCAATATAGTGTCTAGAACTGAATCTTGGGGACCGGTATAAGTAATTTTGAATTCAAAGGACTAAAATGGTGAAAGTTGTGAATCTGAGGGACCACCTTGGAGATTTAGTCGCGCTTATATTGTTTATTTGAATGCCAAGATCAGATTATTAGTGCCACTAACTAACTACACTAATAATTGCTTTTAAAGGAGTTTATGAGAAAGATTCATTTCATAAAATACATATTACTGAATAATAGAAAGTTAACTATGCTTAGATAGTTCACTTCATTAGTTAATCATGAGGaaattattctatttaattaggATGTCTCAAGCTCACTTAAGCTAAAGTGGAATTAGAATAAACAAAATCTTGATCAACGCTAAAAAATTCTAATCAAAGAATTCCCATTTCATGAACTTCACTTACCATATAATCATAGAATGAAGCAACTAAATCAGTCAGTATTAACAAACTTTTGAGCAAAAAAGGAAAATTTGAACAGCTGAAGGAAATTCATAAATAGAAGACCAAAGAggttttctcttttattatcaACACAAATGCGGGAAGGAATATGCAGCATAATGAAAAAGCTGTTCAAGTCATTGCATCCTCCTATCTAAACTCCAAGCTTTCCTATCAATTAAACTTACACACAACTTTAAACAGAAACAAGTAATGCAAGCAACTATAAATCTAAATTTACATTTAGTCAGCGCAAATCCATTACAAAACCAAAGATGaaccaaaaaggaaaaaaagaagataaaaggCCATATATGTAAAAAGAAAGCATCAAGATGTCTACCTCCTCAGCTATCTGACTCCTAGCACCAAATCACCTCAACTTATGTTGAACATTATGACTGCACAGCTTTATTTTGTTTGATACAAGCCGGTGCCTTGAACTCCTGGCACTTCCACATTGATGTAGCCTCGATTGGCATCACTCTCTCAGTGGATGGCTCAACTGGAAACAAAGGAATACTATCAACAGGATGATTCCCCGAGTTCATTTCAGATATTGGTGTGCTTCTACCCCTGACACCTTCCTTTGGCTGCGCCCTGTCTTTCGAGGTGCAAATGCTTAATGGCAACTTTTTTAGCTTCACCCTTCCTCTCTTCTTACCTGTGGTAGACAAATCTTCAGTGTTTTTCTCCTTTGACTGGCTTGACTCTGCTTCCCCATTGTCCATCTCCATTTGGTTTAATCTATCATATCTGAGTCCCTTCTTGTCTTCCTTACTTGAGCATACTTCTTGAATGGAGCCTTCGGAATCAATCTTGCCAGCCGCTGCATGTCCATTGTTCAAAGATAAGTCTTGTCCATTTGCCATACCAGCATCAGATCCCTCAGTCATTTCCATGCTCGAAGAGCTTCTAGGCTTCTTCTGTCTGCTCCCTTTTGATTCCGAGTTTGGAGAATTCTTTGTGATCCTAGGAGAACTGTTCATGGCTCGGTGTAACTTTCGAGCCAATTCTTCATCTGTCCCACAATTTTCAATGGGTTGGTATTTTTTGTACAAGAGCTGAACTGGGAGATGCTTCTTCTGTTTGTTCTTTTTGAGACTTCTTTCCTTGTTGACCGACTCATCAGAGAAAGAGGCAACCAAATCTAAAGCACTCTTAGCTGCAGCAATTGCCTTCGCTGCTATTTCAGCCTTTTCTTCGGCTGCAGCTCTAGCAGCCTGCGCAGTCTTACTTGCAGCAACCGCCGCTGCTTTCGAGGCCTCCACTACCTCCTCAGGGGTAAGATTAGGGTTACTCGAATGAGCACTCAGCAAATTTTTAAgccgagcttcaaactcactcGAATAGGACGACGAGGAAGAGGGAGCACCCTCGCAAACCGTGACACAAGAAGCAGCAATCGTCGAAGGAGAGGCAGCAGCATCAACACAATCCGAATTCTGTTTTTTTAATCCAGCTAGAAGCCGCTTTCGTGGAGGCAGAAGAACATCAGCATCCAAGTGATTCACATCACACACGTTCTCCATGAAAACTCTACTTAATCAAACCCAATTCAATTCAATGTTCAGGTACGAAGAACAATGAAAAAATCATCACATGAATCGAAATTCAAAACTCAAATCCATCCAGCAATCACACACTATCTAAACAATTATCAACGGTCAACTAATCTAGCTCAAAAACCCAACTCCACATCCGCGATCAAATCAGGATTCAGTAAAAACAAAAACCTACAAGATTCTCAGCAAACCCTACAGAAACTGCCTCGTTGTGATATCAGGAACCCTCCAAAGAAGAAAATTCGATTCATAACCAACATATTCTTCCAAATATTCCACCGATTTGGTTCCTAACCAGAAAAGAAGCAAAATCAAAGTCAAACTAAATTcacaacaaaattattcaaTTCATCCGAATTAGAATCTCTACGAAAATGAACCAAAAACCAA
The genomic region above belongs to Arachis stenosperma cultivar V10309 chromosome 5, arast.V10309.gnm1.PFL2, whole genome shotgun sequence and contains:
- the LOC130981651 gene encoding uncharacterized protein LOC130981651; the protein is MENVCDVNHLDADVLLPPRKRLLAGLKKQNSDCVDAAASPSTIAASCVTVCEGAPSSSSSYSSEFEARLKNLLSAHSSNPNLTPEEVVEASKAAAVAASKTAQAARAAAEEKAEIAAKAIAAAKSALDLVASFSDESVNKERSLKKNKQKKHLPVQLLYKKYQPIENCGTDEELARKLHRAMNSSPRITKNSPNSESKGSRQKKPRSSSSMEMTEGSDAGMANGQDLSLNNGHAAAGKIDSEGSIQEVCSSKEDKKGLRYDRLNQMEMDNGEAESSQSKEKNTEDLSTTGKKRGRVKLKKLPLSICTSKDRAQPKEGVRGRSTPISEMNSGNHPVDSIPLFPVEPSTERVMPIEATSMWKCQEFKAPACIKQNKAVQS